In the genome of Candidatus Omnitrophota bacterium, one region contains:
- a CDS encoding 30S ribosomal protein S12, giving the protein MPTISQLIRNSRRSQKGKSKSPALNSSPQRRGVCLQVKTMTPKKPNSALRKVARVRLTTSIEVTAYIPGEGHNLQEHSIVLVRGGRVKDLPGVRYHIVRGTLDTAGVANRKKSRSKYGAKAPKA; this is encoded by the coding sequence ATGCCTACCATCAGCCAATTGATTCGCAATAGTCGCAGGAGTCAGAAGGGTAAGAGCAAGTCTCCTGCTTTGAACAGTTCACCCCAACGCAGAGGGGTTTGCTTGCAAGTGAAGACCATGACTCCTAAGAAGCCGAACTCGGCCTTGCGTAAGGTGGCCAGAGTTCGTTTGACGACAAGTATTGAAGTGACGGCCTATATCCCGGGCGAAGGCCACAATTTGCAGGAGCACTCCATTGTGTTGGTGCGGGGCGGGCGCGTGAAGGACTTGCCGGGTGTGCGCTACCACATTGTGCGCGGCACTCTGGACACGGCTGGGGTGGCTAATCGCAAGAAGTCGAGATCTAAGTATGGCGCCAAGGCGCCTAAGGCATAG